A DNA window from Dehalogenimonas sp. THU2 contains the following coding sequences:
- the dnaG gene encoding DNA primase — protein sequence MDTVTEIKNRADIVELISQYTPLSRSGKTLKGLCPFHSEKHGSFFVYPDNQTWHCFGACATGGDIFSFIMKKEGLTFGEALERLAEKYGIQLPSRYQPTPEHDRLDDLFRLNAAAAQYFHDLLLTSPAADKARAYLDKRGVNAGSIADFQLGYALPEWQALKDHLNQAGYPDDMLLEAGLLGRADTGRLYDRFRDQVIIPIADVRGRITGFGARVLNDSQPKYLNSPETPLFSKSATLFGINLAASAIRQADTAIIVEGYLDVIISHQYGFKNTVASMGTAITEKQIGILKKLSRQLVLALDADVAGEEAMTRCVPFENLLESEIKVAVAPAGQDPDDVIRHDSVDWTNLIALAGPLVDFVFNHAAIGFDLRTAAGKSGLAEKLLPVVAGIKDPVRRGHYLAELAGRVGATTADLQYSLNRLKQPPAPHRLEPGAPATVAPPPALASPIEDYFLALLLKHPELKPQCKAVKPEYFESVENREIYAACLASDDLAVIRQRLDAAIRDGFDRLLGAPAPDNRLAERLSECALRLEEKHLKATAIKIKDVLNAEIDKGSSAEILKFQEQGLALDSRLAELFKRKEDRHRGPGR from the coding sequence ATGGATACCGTTACAGAAATAAAAAACCGCGCCGACATAGTGGAACTGATCAGTCAGTACACTCCGTTGTCGCGTTCCGGAAAAACGCTCAAAGGGCTGTGCCCGTTCCATTCGGAAAAGCACGGCAGCTTCTTCGTGTACCCGGATAACCAGACCTGGCACTGCTTCGGCGCCTGCGCCACCGGCGGCGATATCTTTTCGTTCATCATGAAAAAAGAGGGGTTGACCTTCGGCGAAGCGCTGGAACGCCTGGCCGAAAAATACGGCATTCAACTCCCCTCCCGCTACCAGCCGACTCCGGAGCACGACCGCCTGGATGACCTCTTCCGCTTAAACGCCGCCGCGGCCCAATATTTTCATGACCTGCTGCTGACTTCTCCGGCGGCGGACAAAGCCCGGGCTTACCTTGACAAGCGCGGCGTCAATGCGGGCTCCATCGCCGATTTCCAATTGGGTTACGCCCTGCCGGAATGGCAGGCGCTTAAAGACCACCTGAACCAGGCGGGTTACCCCGATGACATGCTGCTGGAGGCGGGGCTCCTGGGCCGCGCCGATACCGGCCGCCTCTATGACCGCTTCCGCGACCAGGTGATCATCCCCATCGCCGATGTCCGCGGCCGCATCACCGGCTTCGGCGCCAGGGTCCTCAACGACTCCCAGCCCAAGTATCTCAACTCTCCGGAGACCCCCCTCTTCTCCAAGAGCGCCACCCTCTTCGGCATCAACCTGGCCGCTTCCGCCATCCGCCAGGCTGACACGGCTATCATCGTCGAGGGTTATCTGGACGTCATCATCAGCCACCAGTACGGCTTCAAAAATACCGTGGCCAGCATGGGGACCGCCATCACCGAGAAGCAGATCGGCATCCTCAAAAAACTGTCGCGCCAGCTGGTACTGGCGCTGGATGCCGATGTCGCCGGTGAGGAAGCCATGACCCGCTGCGTGCCGTTCGAGAATCTGCTCGAATCAGAGATCAAGGTGGCCGTCGCCCCGGCGGGACAGGATCCGGACGATGTCATCCGGCACGACTCCGTCGATTGGACCAATCTTATCGCCTTGGCCGGGCCGTTGGTGGATTTCGTCTTCAACCACGCCGCCATCGGCTTCGACCTGCGCACAGCCGCCGGCAAATCGGGACTGGCGGAAAAGCTGTTGCCCGTCGTCGCCGGCATCAAGGACCCGGTACGGCGCGGTCATTACCTGGCGGAGCTGGCCGGACGGGTCGGCGCCACCACCGCGGACCTGCAGTACAGCCTGAACCGTCTGAAACAACCTCCGGCCCCGCACCGCTTGGAACCGGGCGCTCCGGCGACTGTGGCGCCGCCCCCGGCGTTGGCCAGTCCGATCGAAGACTACTTCCTGGCGCTCCTGCTGAAGCATCCTGAGCTCAAGCCGCAATGCAAAGCGGTCAAGCCGGAGTATTTCGAGAGCGTGGAGAACCGGGAGATCTATGCCGCCTGCCTGGCTTCCGACGACCTCGCGGTCATCCGGCAGCGGCTGGACGCCGCCATCCGGGACGGTTTTGACCGCCTATTGGGCGCTCCGGCGCCGGACAACCGCCTGGCAGAGAGGCTGTCCGAGTGCGCCTTGCGCCTGGAAGAAAAACACCTTAAAGCTACCGCCATCAAAATAAAAGATGTACTCAACGCTGAAATTGACAAGGGCAGTTCCGCCGAGATCCTCAAATTTCAGGAGCAGGGCCTGGCTCTAGACAGCCGCCTTGCCGAGCTTTTTAAGCGCAAAGAGGACCGGCACCGCGGCCCGGGAAGGTAA
- the dnaX gene encoding DNA polymerase III subunit gamma/tau, giving the protein MSCQVYYRKWRPQSLAEVVGQTPITSTLLSALRQRRMAQAYLFCGPRGTGKTSTGRILAKAVNCLTNEGLGEPCNTCSMCRAITSGSAMDVIEIDAASNTGVDDIRELKERVNYAPSEARYKVYIIDEVHMLSTSASNALLKTLEEPPPRVIFILATTELHKILPTIMSRCQRFDFRRLSATDIANKLAEIAVAEGVEIDPDGLALLARASGGSLRDAENLLQQIATVNDGRIGLRQVQSGLGLTGDDRSSQLVRHIAANDPAAGMRLLSGVAADGVDLKQFNRELVEKLRQLLMVKAGSADSLGLTAEELAGTLAVAESTELEQILKALKSFAVLSSVADMTSPLAMEMALIDVTLKPVAAATPAPVAPPKTAARPTEIKPPAVEPKPAPVQPPAPLAAAPAAQPVPRSPVREPSIAADTSVPVSKSEAGIIGNLEELAAQWPQILTAAPPQLRRSPALAILRSAGVQPVAFDNGMVTLSFKFPIHMNKINEPENKRVTADILSACLGTPCQVTCIHEPPNNHLVKEAQRRGAEIISVEEKWTSQG; this is encoded by the coding sequence ATGTCTTGTCAGGTATATTACCGCAAATGGCGCCCCCAGAGCCTCGCCGAGGTGGTGGGACAAACGCCGATAACCAGCACCCTGCTCTCCGCTCTCCGGCAGCGGCGCATGGCTCAGGCATACCTGTTCTGCGGACCGCGGGGCACCGGCAAGACTTCCACCGGCCGCATCCTGGCCAAGGCGGTCAACTGCCTGACCAATGAGGGCTTGGGCGAGCCGTGCAACACCTGCTCCATGTGCCGCGCCATCACCTCGGGTAGCGCCATGGATGTCATAGAGATCGACGCCGCCTCCAATACCGGCGTGGACGATATCCGGGAACTCAAGGAACGCGTCAACTACGCCCCGTCCGAGGCCCGCTACAAGGTCTATATCATTGATGAAGTCCACATGCTCTCCACCAGCGCCTCTAATGCCCTGCTGAAGACGCTGGAAGAACCGCCGCCGAGAGTCATTTTTATTTTGGCGACGACGGAACTCCATAAAATATTACCGACGATCATGTCCCGCTGCCAGCGCTTCGACTTCCGGCGTCTATCGGCGACGGATATCGCTAACAAGCTGGCCGAGATCGCCGTCGCCGAGGGTGTCGAGATAGACCCCGACGGGCTGGCTCTCCTCGCCCGAGCTTCCGGCGGCAGCCTGCGGGACGCGGAGAACCTACTGCAGCAGATCGCCACGGTCAACGACGGTCGTATCGGCCTGCGCCAGGTCCAGTCCGGCCTGGGTCTCACCGGCGACGACCGCTCCAGCCAACTGGTCCGGCATATCGCCGCGAATGACCCCGCCGCGGGCATGAGGCTCCTGTCCGGAGTAGCCGCCGACGGCGTGGACCTGAAACAGTTCAACCGGGAACTGGTGGAAAAGCTGCGGCAGCTTCTGATGGTCAAAGCGGGCTCCGCTGATTCATTGGGCCTGACCGCCGAGGAACTGGCCGGGACGCTGGCCGTGGCCGAATCGACGGAACTGGAACAAATACTCAAAGCCCTTAAGAGCTTTGCCGTGCTATCCTCCGTCGCCGACATGACCAGTCCCCTGGCGATGGAAATGGCGCTGATCGATGTCACTTTGAAACCGGTGGCGGCCGCGACGCCCGCGCCTGTCGCACCCCCGAAAACCGCGGCCAGACCCACGGAAATCAAACCCCCGGCAGTAGAGCCAAAACCGGCGCCGGTACAGCCGCCCGCGCCGCTTGCAGCCGCACCTGCCGCTCAGCCGGTGCCACGTTCGCCGGTTAGAGAACCATCGATTGCGGCGGATACCTCTGTGCCGGTGTCAAAATCTGAAGCCGGAATAATAGGCAACTTGGAAGAATTGGCCGCCCAATGGCCGCAGATACTGACCGCGGCGCCGCCGCAACTGCGGCGTTCACCCGCCTTGGCCATACTGCGCAGCGCCGGCGTCCAGCCGGTGGCCTTTGATAACGGCATGGTCACTCTGTCTTTCAAATTCCCCATCCATATGAACAAGATCAACGAGCCGGAGAACAAACGGGTCACCGCCGACATTCTGTCGGCCTGCCTGGGCACGCCGTGCCAGGTGACCTGCATTCACGAGCCGCCCAACAATCACCTGGTCAAAGAGGCGCAGCGACGCGGCGCCGAGATAATAAGTGTGGAGGAAAAATGGACTTCTCAAGGGTAA
- the recR gene encoding recombination mediator RecR encodes MKEAPKSTAAAVNRLTEVLSRLPGIGPKSAQRLSYHILKASEEQVRDLADALVSVKQKTRLCRICCNIADAETCGICANPVRDQTRVCVVEQPQDMLTLEHTGAYKGAYHVLHGAISPTEGIGTADIRMAELLTRLECGGVVEVILATNANVEGETTAMYLQRLITPLGVRVTRLARGLPFGGEIEYADDVTLSRAMENRQEF; translated from the coding sequence ATGAAAGAAGCCCCTAAATCAACAGCCGCCGCGGTCAACCGGCTTACGGAAGTTCTGAGCCGGTTGCCCGGCATCGGGCCCAAGAGCGCCCAGCGCCTTTCTTATCACATCCTGAAAGCCAGCGAGGAGCAGGTGCGGGACCTGGCCGACGCCCTGGTCAGCGTCAAGCAGAAGACCCGCTTATGCCGCATCTGCTGCAACATCGCCGACGCCGAGACCTGCGGCATCTGCGCCAACCCGGTGCGTGACCAGACCCGCGTCTGTGTGGTGGAACAACCCCAGGACATGCTGACGCTGGAGCACACCGGCGCCTACAAGGGTGCCTACCATGTGCTTCACGGCGCCATCTCCCCCACCGAGGGCATCGGCACCGCCGACATCCGCATGGCCGAGCTCCTGACTCGCCTCGAGTGTGGCGGCGTCGTCGAGGTGATCCTGGCCACCAATGCCAACGTGGAAGGTGAGACCACGGCCATGTACCTGCAGCGCCTGATCACCCCTCTCGGTGTCAGGGTCACCCGCCTCGCCCGTGGCCTGCCCTTCGGTGGTGAGATTGAGTACGCCGATGATGTCACCCTGTCGCGCGCCATGGAAAACCGCCAGGAGTTTTAA
- the rpoD gene encoding RNA polymerase sigma factor RpoD, whose product MEKDMAEQPADDEEISGKPPVVIEEEEEEPESPSDIGPGDISDEDSDSDSESIPEEAEHMLPEMEAPLEQLEHGIVDDPVRMYLHEIGRVPLLNAETEKMLAKKMEAGKRIREIRQVCRETDGHNPNSVEIMVCMLQELKKAAETVTLLQKQLGLEVSTNFKEAVFAPKLRASIDQEIDQELTKSIAEEQDVPVSQIEQALIDLSLNSDLLPKKVLDGIPAEMEIDEIDELVADPAFIARLEHFEHQFKNYLDTVEIESRKAERHLIQANLRLVVSVAKKHIGRGMPLLDLIQEGNIGLIRAVEKFDFHRGFKFSTYATWWIRQAITRAIADQARTIRIPVHMVETINKLLSISRSLSQKLGREPTPDEIAVEMELPPEKVREIAKVSQLPVSLESPIGEEEDSHLGDFIEDQNALPPPDAASRQLLKEQIDTVLGSLTPRERRVLQLRFGLEDGRSRTLEEVGKEFNVTRERIRQIEAKALRKLRHPTRSRKLKDYLE is encoded by the coding sequence ATGGAAAAAGACATGGCTGAACAACCCGCTGACGATGAAGAGATATCCGGTAAACCCCCGGTCGTGATCGAGGAAGAAGAGGAAGAGCCGGAGAGTCCCTCAGACATCGGTCCCGGGGATATTTCGGACGAGGATTCCGATTCGGATTCGGAGTCGATACCGGAAGAAGCCGAGCACATGCTCCCGGAGATGGAAGCCCCGCTGGAACAGCTGGAGCACGGCATCGTCGATGACCCGGTGCGGATGTACCTCCACGAGATCGGCCGGGTGCCGCTTTTGAACGCCGAGACCGAAAAAATGCTGGCCAAGAAGATGGAAGCCGGCAAGCGCATCCGGGAGATACGTCAGGTCTGCCGGGAGACGGACGGCCATAACCCCAACTCCGTCGAGATCATGGTCTGCATGCTCCAGGAACTCAAAAAGGCAGCTGAGACGGTCACCCTGCTGCAGAAGCAGCTCGGCCTTGAGGTCTCCACTAATTTCAAGGAAGCGGTCTTCGCCCCCAAGCTGCGGGCCAGCATCGACCAGGAGATCGATCAGGAACTGACCAAGAGCATCGCCGAGGAACAGGACGTGCCTGTATCGCAGATCGAGCAGGCGCTTATCGACCTGTCGCTCAACTCCGACCTCCTGCCCAAAAAAGTTCTCGATGGCATCCCCGCCGAGATGGAGATCGACGAAATTGATGAGCTGGTGGCCGATCCGGCCTTCATCGCCCGGTTGGAACACTTCGAGCACCAGTTCAAGAACTACCTCGATACCGTCGAGATCGAATCCCGGAAGGCTGAACGTCATCTGATCCAGGCTAACCTGCGCCTGGTGGTCAGTGTCGCCAAGAAGCACATCGGCCGCGGCATGCCGCTACTCGACCTCATCCAGGAAGGCAACATTGGTCTTATCCGCGCCGTGGAGAAGTTTGATTTCCACCGCGGCTTCAAGTTCTCCACCTACGCCACCTGGTGGATCCGCCAGGCCATCACCCGCGCCATCGCCGACCAGGCGCGCACCATCCGCATCCCGGTGCATATGGTGGAAACGATCAACAAACTGCTTTCCATTTCCCGATCTCTTTCCCAGAAACTGGGCCGCGAGCCGACCCCGGACGAGATCGCCGTGGAGATGGAACTGCCGCCAGAGAAAGTTCGGGAGATCGCCAAGGTGTCCCAACTTCCGGTCTCGCTGGAATCCCCCATCGGTGAGGAAGAGGATTCCCACCTGGGAGACTTCATCGAGGACCAGAACGCTCTGCCGCCCCCCGACGCCGCCTCCCGCCAGCTTCTCAAGGAGCAGATCGATACCGTCCTGGGCAGCCTGACCCCCCGCGAACGCCGCGTCCTGCAACTCCGCTTCGGCCTGGAAGACGGCCGCAGCCGGACGCTGGAGGAAGTAGGCAAGGAATTCAACGTCACCCGAGAGCGTATCCGCCAGATAGAAGCCAAAGCCCTGCGCAAACTTCGCCACCCCACCCGCAGCCGCAAGCTCAAAGACTACCTGGAGTAA
- a CDS encoding YbaB/EbfC family nucleoid-associated protein produces the protein MDFSRVKQAMELKSQLDKIQKELAKVIVEAEKGPVKVTANGQQKVLSITIAPDALKPEKAKQLEDNVLKVVNDALEKAKKASSKEMAGMMGGMNISGLS, from the coding sequence ATGGACTTCTCAAGGGTAAAACAGGCTATGGAACTCAAATCACAGTTGGATAAGATCCAGAAAGAACTGGCCAAGGTAATCGTCGAAGCCGAAAAAGGCCCGGTCAAGGTGACCGCCAACGGCCAGCAGAAGGTGCTGTCAATCACCATTGCCCCGGACGCCCTGAAGCCGGAAAAAGCCAAGCAGCTCGAGGACAACGTCCTCAAAGTGGTCAACGACGCCCTGGAAAAAGCCAAGAAGGCCTCCAGCAAGGAAATGGCCGGCATGATGGGCGGCATGAACATTTCCGGACTGAGCTAA